GTTTGGAGAGGCTTTTTAGGACCTAGCTCACAGGTGAGTTTTCGGGTACGAAAGGTGAATAACAACGAATCACGCGCATCACTGACCCTTATCCCTGCACCCAATCCATTGGTACTTACCAATGCCGTTATCAAGTGTGCTGCGGCTACAGTAGCGATGACAGTATCAGCCCCAATGCCTCTAAACTATACTTGGTCTCCGGCGGTGGGCTTGAGCAGCACTACGGGGGCAACCGTCAGTACCAATGTTACAACCAATACTACGTATACCGTTACGGGCACTGACCCCGTTACGGGTTGCCAAGTCAGCCGTACAGTCGAGGTCATTATCGATGACCCCAGCCCGCTAAATGTCAGTATTGCGGCCACAGACCTGAATATCTGCCCCGGGCAGTCGGTAACACTTACGGCTTCTGGTGCGGCTACTTATACTTGGAGCGGTGCGGGGTTGAGTAGCAGCGCAGGCGTTTCGGTGATAGCCACCCCCACTACCACCACCACCTATACCTTGACAGGCAGCGATGGCTGTAGTAATACGGCCACTACCACTATTACCATCAATGTAGGTGCACCGCCAAGCGTAGACCCTAATGTATATGGCATCAATACTTGGAATGTATATGCTTATGCGTATACAGCACCACTCAACTTTGCTACAGCTACTTTGTTGGGTAGTTATGTACACAATGGCCTGAGCTTTGACTCCAACGATCGTTGGGGGCAGACAGCTTCGCCTTCTGCCGCCACAGGCTACGTGGGTTGTCCCGTACCCAATGACTTCCACGTAGTCAGTTATCGACGTGAGGGCTTCCCTTGTGATTTTTATCAAATCAACATCCCCCATCACGATGATCAATACTGGCTTTATATTGACGGCAATTTAGTGGCTTCGGGCAACTGTTGTGGTGGGAGTAACAATGCTTGGAGAGGTATTTTGAACGAAAATAGCCGGGTGGAATTCCGCTGGCGCGAAGAAGCGGGCAACTCTAGGGGTGGGGTGACTTTTGTTCCTATCAATCCGATTTTGACACCTCCTTCGACGGTATGCCTAGGAGATGCTATCAACCTTTTGGCTCAGAACGACCCTACAGCTACTTATGAATGGCGCGATGCATCCAATAACATTATCGGAACAAACCCTACAGTAAGTGTCAGCCCTACTGCTACCACAACCTACACCCTGCGGGTTACGAAAGGAACTTGTGTGGTTACGAATACCGTCCTCATTACTGTAGACAACAGCTCGCCCGTAGTAATAATTACGCCGGCTTCGCCGCAAATTTGTGGTGGGCAAAGCGTAACCCTTACCGCCACTGGAGCCAATACCTATATCTGGCGCGATGCGTCCAACAACATTATCGGCACCAACAATACCATTACAGTAAGCCCTGCACTCACCACAACATACTCCGTTGTAGGCAGCATTGGGTGCGCCAGCGGAACGGCCACAACTACGGTAACGGTAGGCGGTATGGGCGACCCCAACGAGTTTGGCAACAATGTCTGGAATGTGTATGCCTATGACGGGCGCGCATTCAACCGTTATTTTGGCATGTATGTAGAGCCGGTGCTCAGCTTTAACTCCCTTAATCGCTGGCCCAACAATGGTAGTCCCTCACAAGCCTCGGGCTACGTAGGCTGTGTAGTGCCGAATGACCTGCACTCGGTGCGTTACAAGCGTCGTGGATTCCCTTGTGGCTATTATCAAATCGATGTCGTCCGCCACGACGACGAATGTTGGCTCATCATCGATGGCGTTACGGTCTACTCGCGGGCAACCTGGAACCCCAACGAGGTCAGCAATGTATGGCGTGGTTTTTTAGGGCCTAATAGTGAGGTAGAGTTTCGCTGGGGGGAAGGTTCGGGAGGCTCTAATGGCACATTACGTTTTACAGACTTGGCCACCACGCTAGGCTTCACCTCCCCCGATGTAACCATCTGTGAAGGCTCTAGTACCAACCTCAGTGCCAATATCCCGACCGTCAGTGGTGTAACCTTTGAATGGATTACTGACCCTGCTTTTATTGAGTTGAGCAGTACTACAGGCAACAACGTAACCGCTACAGCGCGGCCTGGTGCCAATGGCGTAAGGACAGTTACCTGCCGATTGGTAGATTTAACAACGGGCTGCACGGTAGACCGAAACACTACCATCACCGTAGATCCATTGGCCAATACCACGCTTAGCGCCCCCGTATCACAGGTGTGTATAGGCGAGTCGGTTACTTTTGTGGCTACTGGAGCCAACACCTACAGCTGGTCTGCCTCTACTGCGCCGGGCGTAGCCAACCTAAGTGCCACCACCGGCAACAGCATTACAGTCAGTCCCACCGAAACGACTACTTATTATGTAGACGGCTCCAACAACTGCAATGTCAAACGCGACAGCGTAACCATCACCGTACTCAAGCCTACCATTCCAGCCACGACCTTCGGCGATGGGGAGTGGAATGTGTTTGTCTATGATGGCAATATCATCACCAATCCGGCGCTACCGCTCAAAGGTCATTATACCGAAAAAAGCATCAGCTTTGATTCCCGCAATCGTTGGAATGCTAACGGAACGCCCTCTAGCGCCACTGCTCGCCCCGATGGCTCGCAAGGGTATGTCGGCTGCCCTGTAGGGGTCGACAATCACTCGGTGATTTACAAACGAACCAACTTCCCTTGTGGAGTATATACTATCAGTGTGTCCAACCACGACGATGCTTACCGTCTGCTGGTCAATGGTATCCTAGTTTCGTCCAACAATGGATGCTGTACCTCACAGCCCAATGTGTGGTCGGGGCTTTTGGATGAGCATGCGACCATCGAGTTTATTTGGCAGGAAACCGCCGGCGGTTCCCACGGCGGGTTGAGTATCGGGTTTTCCTTGGCTTCAGCTACTACCGCCATTTGGACAGGCGCACAAAACACAGATTGGTTCAACCCCCTCAATTGGTGTCCGAGCGCACCCACCGCCACTACCCGCGTCATCATTCCGGGAGCAGGCGTTCCCCAAATGCCTGTCATCGCGGCTAACGGAGCAGTGTGTGAAGGCTTGCAAATTGATGCAGGGGC
This genomic window from Eisenibacter elegans DSM 3317 contains:
- a CDS encoding T9SS type A sorting domain-containing protein, which gives rise to MKKLLLVVVILFSHQIQAQTINVNNVSGSPFCAGDVISVNFIIGGTFNSGNTFFAELSDASGSFSSPTVIGSRIGTTAGTIFATLPPATPAGTGYRVRIRANDPVVLSTNVTTAFIVGNFTSDPNTFGNGRWLAHTYRANDFTQYVGAFQTGTALSFNSEDYYPRNSRPSEATGYVGCQTQNNNHSVDYRRTNFPCDYYQINIPTHEDHCELIINGTTVFSQTGAGGPHNNVWRGFLGPSSQVSFRVRKVNNNESRASLTLIPAPNPLVLTNAVIKCAAATVAMTVSAPMPLNYTWSPAVGLSSTTGATVSTNVTTNTTYTVTGTDPVTGCQVSRTVEVIIDDPSPLNVSIAATDLNICPGQSVTLTASGAATYTWSGAGLSSSAGVSVIATPTTTTTYTLTGSDGCSNTATTTITINVGAPPSVDPNVYGINTWNVYAYAYTAPLNFATATLLGSYVHNGLSFDSNDRWGQTASPSAATGYVGCPVPNDFHVVSYRREGFPCDFYQINIPHHDDQYWLYIDGNLVASGNCCGGSNNAWRGILNENSRVEFRWREEAGNSRGGVTFVPINPILTPPSTVCLGDAINLLAQNDPTATYEWRDASNNIIGTNPTVSVSPTATTTYTLRVTKGTCVVTNTVLITVDNSSPVVIITPASPQICGGQSVTLTATGANTYIWRDASNNIIGTNNTITVSPALTTTYSVVGSIGCASGTATTTVTVGGMGDPNEFGNNVWNVYAYDGRAFNRYFGMYVEPVLSFNSLNRWPNNGSPSQASGYVGCVVPNDLHSVRYKRRGFPCGYYQIDVVRHDDECWLIIDGVTVYSRATWNPNEVSNVWRGFLGPNSEVEFRWGEGSGGSNGTLRFTDLATTLGFTSPDVTICEGSSTNLSANIPTVSGVTFEWITDPAFIELSSTTGNNVTATARPGANGVRTVTCRLVDLTTGCTVDRNTTITVDPLANTTLSAPVSQVCIGESVTFVATGANTYSWSASTAPGVANLSATTGNSITVSPTETTTYYVDGSNNCNVKRDSVTITVLKPTIPATTFGDGEWNVFVYDGNIITNPALPLKGHYTEKSISFDSRNRWNANGTPSSATARPDGSQGYVGCPVGVDNHSVIYKRTNFPCGVYTISVSNHDDAYRLLVNGILVSSNNGCCTSQPNVWSGLLDEHATIEFIWQETAGGSHGGLSIGFSLASATTAIWTGAQNTDWFNPLNWCPSAPTATTRVIIPGAGVPQMPVIAANGAVCEGLQIDAGASLMIQPGFELGVYGDWQNNGTSSLTGATVRFLGTANANLAGAGTQNFHRLVVDKTGGRRLRLERPVSVAEQLVLRNGELMLNNQTLTIQNPATTAITRENNAFIRSETNAAINPSIVCWNTGTNTGNYVYPFGTAENAAGYIPLTIQKTAITTNTQFCVATRATGVDNVPFAQSTHMNSIVGGGPLFTVDRWWNITSSVNPLPAPGVDIRFTYRAAENTLPDPVQALAVQKFDFSFADWLSPFSGGGTGVSSGIGTVDAQGVQAFSPFVITLASQPLPVTLLNFEVQALPERQAVQVDWTTAHEQNNAHFVVERSADGRTFASIAQVPANTQDLRLRRYQYVDQAPLPGTSYYRLRQVDISGEAQIYRTVAVQFQQMYGLQVLPNPSDGYALGLRLQEESSVGVQISIRAMDGQTIRRLNVRTDSAGRWQETLVFPQKLPAGAYLVEAVSEGHSFVEKLIVR